One genomic region from Streptomyces sp. NBC_00582 encodes:
- a CDS encoding diacylglycerol/lipid kinase family protein, with protein sequence MRALLVVNPAATTTSARTRDVLIHALASEMKLEAVTTEYRGHARDLGRQAAESGNTDLVVALGGDGTVNEVVNGLLHAGPDPERLPGLAVVPGGSTNVFARALGLPNDPVEATGALLDALRERRERTVGLGIASGTPGTEDEAVPSRWFTFNAGLGFDAGVVGRVEQQRERGRRSTHALYLMQAVRQLLGEPDRRRGSITLETPGADPVTDLVLSIVCNTAPWTYLGNRPVYASPKASFDTGLDVLGLSRLSTAAVARYGTQLLTSSPERGPQGKHAHSFHDLDRFTLHSKVPLPLQMDGDHLGLRTSVTFTGVRRALRVIV encoded by the coding sequence ATGCGTGCACTTCTCGTGGTCAACCCGGCGGCAACCACCACCAGTGCACGGACGCGTGACGTCCTCATCCACGCACTCGCCAGCGAGATGAAGCTGGAGGCGGTCACCACCGAGTACCGCGGGCACGCGCGCGACCTGGGCCGGCAGGCGGCGGAGAGCGGGAACACCGATCTGGTGGTGGCGCTCGGCGGCGACGGCACGGTGAACGAGGTGGTCAACGGCCTGCTGCACGCCGGCCCCGACCCGGAGCGGCTGCCCGGCCTCGCGGTGGTCCCCGGCGGCTCCACCAATGTCTTCGCCCGCGCCCTGGGCCTGCCCAACGACCCGGTGGAGGCGACCGGCGCCCTGCTGGACGCCCTGCGCGAGCGGCGCGAGCGCACGGTCGGCCTGGGGATCGCCTCGGGCACCCCGGGCACGGAGGACGAGGCGGTGCCCTCGCGCTGGTTCACCTTCAACGCCGGGCTCGGGTTCGACGCGGGAGTCGTCGGCCGGGTCGAGCAGCAGCGGGAGCGGGGCAGGAGGTCGACGCACGCCCTCTATCTGATGCAGGCCGTGCGGCAACTGCTGGGCGAGCCGGACCGCCGGCGCGGATCGATCACCCTGGAGACCCCCGGCGCCGACCCGGTGACCGATTTGGTGCTCTCCATAGTCTGCAACACGGCTCCGTGGACCTATCTGGGCAATCGCCCGGTGTACGCGTCGCCTAAGGCCTCGTTCGATACCGGGCTCGACGTACTCGGTCTCAGCCGTCTGTCCACCGCCGCGGTTGCCCGGTATGGCACCCAGTTGCTCACTTCGTCCCCCGAGCGCGGCCCTCAGGGCAAGCATGCGCACTCCTTCCATGACCTGGACCGGTTCACCTTGCATTCGAAGGTGCCTCTCCCCCTCCAGATGGACGGCGACCACCTGGGACTGCGTACGAGCGTGACGTTCACAGGCGTACGCCGTGCACTGCGTGTGATTGTGTGA